Proteins encoded within one genomic window of Bradyrhizobium sp. 186:
- the rho gene encoding transcription termination factor Rho: MREIKLQDLKSNTPAELVSFAEENGVENASTMRKQELLFAILKQLALAETDIVGEGVVEVLSDGFGFLRSPDANYLPGPDDIYVSPSQIRRFGLRTGDTIEGHIRSPKEGERYFALLKVNTLNFEDPEKAKHKVNFDNLTPLFPNQRFRMEIDDPTRKDLSARVIDIVAPIGKGQRALIVAPPRTGKTVLMQNIAHSIAHNHPECYLIVLLIDERPEEVTDMQRSVKGEVVSSTFDEPAVRHVQVAEMVIEKAKRLVEHGRDVVILLDSITRLGRAYNTVVPSSGKVLTGGVDANALQRPKRFFGAARNIEEGGSLTIIATALVDTGSRMDEVIFEEFKGTGNSELILDRKVSDKRTFPAIDISRSGTRKEELITDTLVLKKMYVLRRILNPMGTMDGIDFLLDKLRSTKSNSEFFDSMNT, encoded by the coding sequence GGGAAATTAAACTCCAGGACCTCAAGTCGAACACTCCGGCCGAGCTCGTCTCGTTCGCGGAAGAGAACGGGGTCGAGAATGCCAGCACCATGCGCAAGCAGGAGCTGCTGTTCGCCATCCTCAAGCAGCTTGCGCTCGCGGAAACCGATATCGTCGGCGAGGGCGTCGTCGAGGTGCTCTCCGACGGCTTCGGCTTCCTGCGCTCGCCGGACGCCAATTATCTGCCGGGCCCGGACGATATCTACGTTTCGCCCTCGCAGATCCGCCGCTTCGGCCTGCGCACTGGCGACACCATCGAAGGCCATATCCGCAGCCCGAAAGAGGGCGAGCGCTATTTTGCGCTGCTGAAGGTCAACACGCTCAATTTCGAGGACCCGGAAAAGGCCAAGCACAAGGTCAATTTCGACAACCTCACGCCGCTGTTTCCGAATCAGCGTTTCCGCATGGAAATCGACGACCCGACGCGGAAAGACCTTTCTGCACGGGTGATCGACATCGTCGCGCCGATCGGCAAGGGCCAGCGCGCACTGATCGTCGCGCCGCCGCGCACCGGTAAAACGGTGCTGATGCAGAACATCGCGCATTCGATCGCGCATAATCATCCCGAGTGCTATCTGATCGTGCTCTTGATCGACGAACGTCCGGAAGAAGTCACGGACATGCAGCGCTCGGTGAAGGGCGAGGTTGTCTCCTCGACCTTCGACGAGCCGGCGGTGCGCCACGTCCAGGTCGCGGAGATGGTGATCGAGAAGGCCAAGCGCCTGGTCGAGCATGGCCGCGACGTCGTCATCCTGCTCGATTCGATCACGCGCCTCGGCCGCGCTTACAACACCGTGGTGCCGTCATCCGGCAAGGTCTTGACCGGCGGTGTCGACGCCAACGCACTCCAGCGCCCGAAGCGCTTCTTCGGCGCCGCCCGCAACATCGAGGAGGGCGGCTCGCTGACCATCATCGCGACCGCGCTGGTCGATACCGGCAGCCGTATGGACGAAGTCATCTTCGAAGAGTTCAAGGGCACCGGTAACTCCGAGCTGATCCTGGACCGCAAGGTTTCGGACAAGCGGACCTTCCCGGCGATCGACATTTCGCGCTCCGGCACCCGCAAGGAGGAGCTGATCACCGACACGCTGGTCCTGAAGAAGATGTACGTGCTCCGCCGCATCCTGAACCCGATGGGTACGATGGACGGAATCGACTTCCTGCTCGACAAGCTGCGCTCGACCAAGAGCAATTCCGAGTTCTTCGACTCGATGAACACCTAA
- the mnmE gene encoding tRNA uridine-5-carboxymethylaminomethyl(34) synthesis GTPase MnmE, translated as MHPRDQTIFALSSGRPPSAIAVVRVSGPQAGPALTTLAGKLPAPRLASRRLLRDATGQPIDDAVVLWFPGPASATGEDVAEFHVHGGRAVLSALLDAISVIPNTRAAEPGEFTRRAFENGKLDLTEAEGLDDLIHADTDRQRRQALRQLQGLLGNRARDWRERIIEASALIEAGIDFSDEGDVPAELMVPAVKAINALHGEIAEVLAAQGHAERLRDGLIVAIAGPPNVGKSTLMNQLARRDVAIVSPHAGTTRDVIEVQLDLDGYPVTVIDTAGIRETHDPVEQEGVRRAKARAADADLVLWLTGPDAGTEERLPGTAPVWTLRNKIDLEAGVAIAAADTAFAISARRGDGLPELINALVGFAAEFFGTSEGVLVTRARQRDLLVRASDSLLRSLELVEEGEELAAEELRAAAYALGRLLGRVDVEDVLGAIFQKFCIGK; from the coding sequence ATGCATCCGCGAGACCAGACCATCTTTGCGCTGTCGTCCGGCCGGCCGCCGAGCGCGATTGCCGTGGTGCGGGTCTCCGGACCGCAAGCCGGGCCGGCACTGACGACACTTGCTGGCAAGCTGCCGGCGCCAAGGCTGGCGAGCCGGCGGCTGCTCCGTGACGCGACCGGCCAGCCGATCGATGATGCGGTCGTGCTCTGGTTTCCAGGGCCGGCCAGCGCGACCGGCGAGGACGTCGCCGAATTTCACGTCCACGGCGGCCGCGCGGTGCTGTCGGCACTCCTCGACGCGATTTCCGTGATTCCGAATACGCGGGCGGCGGAGCCCGGCGAGTTCACGCGGCGCGCCTTCGAGAACGGCAAGCTCGATCTCACCGAGGCCGAGGGCCTGGACGATCTCATCCATGCCGACACCGACCGCCAGCGCCGTCAGGCACTGCGCCAGTTGCAGGGCCTGCTGGGCAACCGCGCGCGCGACTGGCGCGAGCGGATCATTGAGGCTTCCGCGCTGATCGAGGCGGGCATCGATTTTTCTGATGAAGGCGACGTGCCGGCCGAGCTGATGGTGCCGGCGGTGAAGGCGATCAATGCGCTGCATGGCGAAATCGCAGAAGTGCTTGCGGCACAGGGGCATGCTGAACGCCTGCGCGATGGCCTGATCGTCGCAATCGCCGGACCGCCGAACGTCGGCAAGTCGACACTGATGAATCAGCTCGCGCGGCGCGACGTCGCGATCGTCTCGCCACATGCCGGCACCACGCGCGATGTGATCGAGGTGCAGCTCGATCTCGATGGCTATCCCGTCACGGTGATCGACACCGCCGGCATTCGCGAGACGCATGATCCAGTCGAGCAGGAGGGCGTGCGCCGGGCCAAAGCGCGCGCCGCGGACGCGGACCTCGTGCTTTGGCTGACGGGTCCCGATGCGGGGACGGAAGAGCGGCTGCCGGGGACCGCACCGGTCTGGACGCTCCGCAACAAGATCGACCTCGAGGCAGGTGTCGCGATCGCCGCGGCCGACACGGCTTTCGCCATTTCGGCGCGGCGGGGCGACGGGCTGCCGGAGCTGATCAATGCGCTGGTTGGATTTGCCGCGGAGTTCTTCGGGACCAGCGAGGGTGTATTGGTCACCCGGGCGCGCCAACGGGATCTGCTAGTTCGGGCCTCAGACAGCTTGCTCCGGAGCCTGGAGCTTGTAGAAGAGGGCGAGGAACTTGCAGCCGAAGAGCTGCGTGCCGCTGCTTACGCCTTGGGCCGGCTATTGGGCCGGGTCGACGTCGAAGACGTTCTCGGGGCCATTTTTCAGAAGTTCTGCATCGGAAAGTAG